The genomic interval ACCTTGGATTAATTATTCCGGTAATACACACTACTCCgacatacagtagcttgTAAGTAGTGCCGTAGGAACCAACGTTAAATGAAGGGTCATATTCAAGGAGAATCCGCACTAACAACCAGGCTATAATATGACGTCTCTCAGTTGACGAACCTATGCTCAGCCTTTGAATGTAAGACGCCAAGTCACTGATATTTGTGTTCCTTAGTCAGACACTAGTTGTCACAACTGCGAACAATAATACGTATCAGTGTCTGTGTGGGGACTGAAGGGAATGACCGTTTGGGGCGGGCCATGTGTGGTGAGTTATTGCAGTTGTAACCGAGGTGGTCGCATTCAGACCTCGTTAACTTACATATGCCAATAATTGAGGAAAGGAGAATCATGTCGAAATACACGTGATCAAACCGCATGTGTTTATATGAAATGGATACCATTACCACAGAACTGATAGTGTCTTCGCTTCTCTCTGGCTTGGCCCAAGTCCAGGATTTGGCTGTGCAGTTGCTGAGAtgcaagtactcgtagccACTCcattgtacttgcaccGTGGCATTAGACACACGATGTCCATAAATTGATTTCCCCGATTGATATTTTTCTCATTTTCCCCTATTTTTCACGACAACTTCTCATTTCTCGACAACCTGTCCGGATCAACTTTGGTCCAACCGTTATGCACGCACAGAAATGCATTCTCCTGTCAATGTCGAGTATGTATGATAGGTGAGACCTCTCAACGTCTGTCAGTGCCGTTCATTATAAActacactgtacttgtaggtgttCACAGACACCGGCttctgtacttgtacttgtaagtgAAAGCAGCTCTGTCTATATACAAATGTAGACCAGAACCACTTACGACGGTGATCATGGCTTGGGGCTTATTTTGACACAGCCACCCATTCGGGCCGTGTCTTGTAAAAGGGGTTAACAATTGCCACGGTTGTCCTTGCTAGCTAAAAGCAAATAAAGCGTCTAAAACAGAGACCAAAAATCTACAgtactactcgtactttgTAGCCAGATACGAGTGGAGCCCACGCAATGTCACATGTTTTCGTGTCTTGATCCACCTTAAACTCGTAAAACTTGACAAATCGCGTTCTGTAGATCACTTTCAGACACAGCAATGCTCATTTAATTTCACTCTCCACGCGCTTTATCGTTCTCGTCTTTTACAACAGAGTTTGTGCTTTCAAAAACCTACCCCCAATAGGCGAGATTGATTTGAGGTGGCTCCACATCGGTGACTGTACAAGACAAGCTAGGCCCTCTGCGTTACCAGGGTAAAACAGAGAAAATTGGCACATATCACAGCCTCTGAGCACCACATGACCGCTCCATGCCACCCTGCAACTATAcctctctcctctctctctcttaTTTACTTTATCCCAAAGTGGCATGCCTCATGCCCATTTGGGATGGTGCCATTCAGAAAGGGATACATGATTGGTGGGCTGGAGTGTggcagttcgatcctgctGAAGCCCGAGGTACAAAAATTCTGCAGCACCCAGTCGCAACCGGCATCCGCTCCAAATACCAGCGAGAAATCCTATCATGCAATAATTTTTGAACGAACCATTTTTCGCGTGGTTGCGACAGCCTTGTTCATGTCACCACTCCGACGTCACACCGTGCATATCCATGCAGGTTACATGCGCTCACTCACGTCTTCCGGGTAACTAGTCGGAACCTTCGCACTGCTCGCACCAGTCGCAAACCTAAAACACGATCCCTGGATCAAAAGCGTGTCCTGTAGAGTCGGATTGTTCTTGTCGCACTCACACACACGCACACTCAaccaacaacatcaacaatgtcgCAACCCCAGAACGTTGGAATCAAAGCCCTCGAGATCTACGTGCCTTCTCGAATTGTCAACCAGGCTGAGCTCGAGAAGCACGACGGTGTCGCTGCTGGCAAGTACACCATTGGTCTTGGTCAGACCAACATGGCCTTTGTCGACGACAGAGAGGACATCTATTCCTTTGCCCTGACCGCCGTCTCTCGACTGCTCAAGAACAACAACATCGACCCTGCATCTATTGGTCGAATCGAGGTTGGTACTGAAACCCTTCTggacaagtccaagtccGTCAAGTCTGTGCTCATGCAGCTCTTTGGCGAGAACAGCAACATTGAGGGTGTGGACAACGTCAACGCCTGCTACGGAGGAACCAACGCCCTGTTCAACGCTATCAACTGGGTTGAGGGTCGATCTTGGGACGGCCGAAACGCCATCGTCGTTGCCGGTGACATTGCCCTCTACGCAAAGGGCGCTGCCCGACCCACCGGAGGTGCCGGCTGTGTTGCCATGCTCATTGGCCCCGACGCTCCCCTGGTTCTTGACAACGTCCACGGATCTTACTTCGAGCATGCCTACGATTTCTACAAGCCTGATCTGACCTCCGAGTACCCCTATGTTGATGGCCACTACTCCCTGACCTGTTACACAAAGGCCCTCGACAAGGCCTACGCTGCCTACAACGCCCGAGCCGAGAAGGTCGGTCTGTTCAAGGACTCCGACAAGAAGGGTGCTGACCGATTTGACTACTCTGCCTTCCACGTGCCCACCTGCAAGCTTGTCACCAAGTCTTACGCTCGACTTCTCTACAACGACTACCTCAACGACAAGAGCCTGTACGAGGGCCAGGtccccgaggaggttgctgCCGTCTCCTACGATGCCTCTCTCACCGACAAGACCGTCGAGAAGACCTTCCTTGGTATTGCCAAGGCTCAGTCCGCCGAGCGAATGGCTCCTTCTCTCCAGGGACCCACCAACACCGGTAACATGTACACCGCCTCTGTGTACGCTTCTCTCATCTCTCTGCTGACTTTTGTCCCCGCTGAGCAGCTGCAGGGCAAGCGaatctctctcttctcttacGGATCTGGTCTTGCTTCCACTCTTTTCTCTCTGACCGTCAAGGGAGACATTTCTCCCATCGTCAAGGCCTGCGACTTCAAGGCTAAGCTCGATGACCGATCCACCGAGACTCCCGTCGACTACGAGGCTGCCACCGATCTCCGAGAGAAGGCCCacctcaagaagaactttGAGCCCCAGGGAGACATCAAGCACATCAAGTCTGGCGTCTACTACCTCACCAACATCGATGACATGTTCCGACGAAAGTACGAGATCAAGCAGTAGATTGTTAAGATGCAACTAGGGAAGGGGAATTAAAATTCATATAGCAATAATGTATAATAGCTAGGAAATGTGTGTGGTTGTAGATCGACACTTGTATATAGCTTGTGTCTCACTTTGAAGAACCCAATTATGCATGATACATGCATGATTCCACACTACAGCAGGAGTATGGTGGATTCCAGAACaagtgatgatgatgagtGATCAGCAGGTTTTGGGAAGTATCTGTCTTTACCAGGAGGTGTCCTAAGAGCTTAAATTGAACCTTGTACGGATTGTGGCGGCAGGTACTGTTGGTTTTTACGAATAAGGATAAGTAGCTCAGCTGCTTTCGTGCGAAAAGTGTATAGTAGGCATTTTCACCATCACTTACTATAGATACCGGTAGTAGATCGTGAGGGCTAGAGATACGTGCGATACGTGCTGTTACTCCAGAGAGGTTAGATAAGAACCAAGCACTTTCTATCATGAATAATAGTTTGCTCTTCAATAGGGTGTGATTATGGAACGTTTTGGTCACCCTTGTGCTTACTAAGTACCATTctcaagtacatacttgacCACGTTGAACTAAGTGCTAACTGTCTATTTGTAGCTACTGTTACACCAGTGCACTGTATGTGGGGTTGCTAGGTGCCAGACATTGCAAGATTCTTACAATGACACGCGTTATTTACAACTATTATTAATACTGTAATTGGTTACGTAATAGCTGGTTGGATACAACTACTCTCACTGGTTGTTGAAGTACTTCTTACCAGACCTCATCTTGGCCACAAGTGCGAGTGCCTCACCATATGCTTTGGAGGTTGTGGCAGGGCAGACAGACTTGATTGCAAGGGCCAGCAGTCAAGAGAACGTGACGTATGAAGGAAAACCGACAGTGAAACTGGAAAATAAATAGGCTGATAGAttaaaagaaaaacaagtcATGTAATAATCATAAAAATTCACTTCTAAATACATCTGTGCACACGAAAAACACGAGAAGTGGAGCTCGTGTAGGACCAATTTCACACCCAAATGGGACAACCTAAATCGTAGATGAGGTTTTGACCCATAATGTGGTGTCTCTGCACATAAATTGAACCTATCGCCATGACGACGCGTCAACCATACAAACCAAAGTACATTCCGCTATACGCTGCAAGGtcggaaaagaaggagactgAGGCGCCGGCACACAAGCTCGAGCAACAAGACATTTCAGAGCTCAGGCAGCAGATTGACGACTTTCGAGAAGAAATCAGAACAAGCCCAGTTTCTTACCCCAAAGAACCAATGGCAGACCCTCACAGACGATTTGCCATTCCAACAGATTTGTCTCGATTTGAGCGGCTCCGACGAGGTCTCAGACGCGAAGAGGACGCGGACATTAATCTCGGCGCAAACTACTCGCGATACAGACTGGAAACCAGAAGGAacgtggaggacgacgatgaggtCCCCGAGACAAGGACTACACGCGTCTCCAAGAGAGATCGAGATCACAATGAACTTTCGACGAATCAAACCCGGCTGCGGAGCAACAGCAGATCTAGAAACCCTCCACAACAATACCTCAACAAATTGCACATAcagggggaggaggagtttgaagACCAGTACGCtgagatcaaggaggagtctcACGACGAAGACACGTCTCTGTATCATCCCATGCCACAGATGCGCCGTTATGCAGGCTACAACGCGTTCACAGGATCGcctcagaagaaggtgacAATTACGGAGCCACAGGAGAAGCCACAGGAGAAGCATATGAGACCCAGAAGTCGTGATCCGGACACCAGGGCAGAGCATCGAATTCACGAAGCCACACGActggtggaggacaagCTCGAGCAGTATATGGGTGCCATCGAGGCCAGCAAGGGCCCAGAGGTGGCTCAGCAGTTTGTGCGAGAGTACGAGCTCATGATGGACCTGCTGAGCAAAGAGTATCAGGGGTTTAAAGATTTTCAACAAAAGCAACCTACCCAGACCCCTATTTCAAAGACTTCACCTAAGTCTGT from Yarrowia lipolytica chromosome 1F, complete sequence carries:
- a CDS encoding uncharacterized protein (Compare to YALI0F30481g, similar to Saccharomyces cerevisiae ERG13 (YML126C); ancestral locus Anc_8.864, similar to uniprot|P54839 Saccharomyces cerevisiae YML126c HMGS 3-hydroxy-3-methylglutaryl coenzyme A synthase) gives rise to the protein MSQPQNVGIKALEIYVPSRIVNQAELEKHDGVAAGKYTIGLGQTNMAFVDDREDIYSFALTAVSRLLKNNNIDPASIGRIEVGTETLLDKSKSVKSVLMQLFGENSNIEGVDNVNACYGGTNALFNAINWVEGRSWDGRNAIVVAGDIALYAKGAARPTGGAGCVAMLIGPDAPLVLDNVHGSYFEHAYDFYKPDLTSEYPYVDGHYSLTCYTKALDKAYAAYNARAEKVGLFKDSDKKGADRFDYSAFHVPTCKLVTKSYARLLYNDYLNDKSLYEGQVPEEVAAVSYDASLTDKTVEKTFLGIAKAQSAERMAPSLQGPTNTGNMYTASVYASLISLLTFVPAEQLQGKRISLFSYGSGLASTLFSLTVKGDISPIVKACDFKAKLDDRSTETPVDYEAATDLREKAHLKKNFEPQGDIKHIKSGVYYLTNIDDMFRRKYEIKQ
- a CDS encoding uncharacterized protein (Compare to YALI0F30503g, no similarity), producing MTTRQPYKPKYIPLYAARSEKKETEAPAHKLEQQDISELRQQIDDFREEIRTSPVSYPKEPMADPHRRFAIPTDLSRFERLRRGLRREEDADINLGANYSRYRLETRRNVEDDDEVPETRTTRVSKRDRDHNELSTNQTRLRSNSRSRNPPQQYLNKLHIQGEEEFEDQYAEIKEESHDEDTSLYHPMPQMRRYAGYNAFTGSPQKKVTITEPQEKPQEKHMRPRSRDPDTRAEHRIHEATRLVEDKLEQYMGAIEASKGPEVAQQFVREYELMMDLLSKEYQGFKDFQQKQPTQTPISKTSPKSVSKTTQRSASKKGIIKMPTQSASRRPTEDINDDYEEERDIEQDYGKKRPQVKIEKQEEDARPENDSRRAQKGMHELEREITQTPTKSLDPHTPQKVVIPNTGVWARARSTISRSCRAVVGTWQTTTSPLLLLATSFFFWQAIRLALTFFCLDDDEEFVRQQLVQGMSYAEIEHMWGLRGFNICGGVWRPPVPQ